Within the Synechococcales cyanobacterium CNB genome, the region CGATGGAGATGGGGCAATCGCGCATGACGAAGGAGCGCTTGGCGGCGGCGGGGAAGACGAAGAGCATGCCGCCGTCCGGCTCGATGAACCCGCGACCCCCAAGTCCTTTCATGCGTGTCGGTTCGTCGAGAGCGAGTTCGAGGTGGAACCACTTGCCGGCGATCTGGACGCTCTCGACGTTCGCGCTGACGGCCTTGTCGGAGCAGGAGGCAAGGGCCAGGCCGATGGTGCAGAGCGCGAGGACCATTCCACCAATGCGATTCATCCTTTCAGGAGCCATCGTTCGTCCTCCGGGCGCATGACGGCCGCCGACCCGGGCATGGTAGCAGGATCGAGGCGGTCGCTGAACTCTCGTGCGTCCATCTCGTCGGCGTCGATGCCGCACCAGCGAGCGAGGAGGCCGATGATGCGCTCGGGTGAAACACCGCGCGCCCGATAGGTGTCGAGCCGCGTGTCGCCGTGGCGTTTGGCGAGGCGTCGGCCGTCGGGGCCGACGACGAGGGGGAGGTGCAGGTAGCGTGGCTCAGGGGCGAAGCCCAGAGCACGATAGAGCAGGAGCTGGCGAGCGGCGGAGTCGAGCAGGTC harbors:
- a CDS encoding DUF192 domain-containing protein, which translates into the protein MAPERMNRIGGMVLALCTIGLALASCSDKAVSANVESVQIAGKWFHLELALDEPTRMKGLGGRGFIEPDGGMLFVFPAAAKRSFVMRDCPISIDIIFLDPSGRVVAMHHMEAEEPRREGESDWQYEERLKRYSSRFDCQFVIELAGGTLETLELKAGDRISLDTARLKARAK